The DNA segment AAAGAATTCTGTCACGTTTTAGGATTCTCAGATGCTGAAGGGAATTCGTACCAGAAACATCTGACAGTAAAGGCCGTTTAAAGGCAGAGAAGGGGGAAcaggaagcaaagagaaagatgCGTCCATCTCCTCTGCTGGTATTCAGCCAGGAGGTCTTAATATGTGTCTTGCTTAGGGTCCCATGGCCTCAGTGAGGGTAATGCTTCCTATCAGTGACCCCTCTTCCCATCACCTCTCCACTAAACTGGTAGGTCAGCTTCTTCTTGACTTTTTTGACCTCCCCTGTCTTGCCGTAGTTTCTCAGTGCCCGTGCCATCTTCTGGTAGGTCATTTTCTTGCGATTGCCTTTCTGGATGCCCCAGCGATGTGCCAGTGCTTCTTTGTGTTTGGAGGAGAACTGGAAAGTACCTTTTTCCTTGTCCACCCACCAGATGCTGTCCTTCATGTCTCCACTGCGAAGAAGGTCCAGAAGGAACTGATACAGACGTATTTTCTTCTTGCTGCCTGTGTGAGAGTCAGAGAAGAAAGACAGCTGAGCATTAATATTAGCTTGTAGTTTCTGGTGAAACAGAAGAACATATATAATCCATGTATCTGTGTCATCTAGCTTCTCAGTCACATAACTTCTTCCGTTTGCAACATTTAGAACAATGGCCAGTGTTACACTGTGAGCACATAATGGGAATTGATGtaccaagaagaaaaaaacaagaataAGCAATTCCAAGGACCAAACTCTTGTTTTGAAATCAATTTGCTAATTTGAAGCTAACCGAAAAAACATTACTAATTTGAAACTAATCTGAAGCAAATTTGGGCAGGTTATACAGAACCTGACTCTCAGACACTGAGCAAACAGCCAAgtattttagaaaataatttccttgaTGTTCTTGCCTTGATTTTTCCCATCTTTTGATGAAAATTATCTTCACTGACCTGTTTCTCCATGCATAATTCCAGGTCCAGGATCCACACCATCAGTCTCCCCATCTGATACTTCCAGCGGGGGGCTCTGCCTCTCTATGTCCTCCTCATCAGAACTGGGCTGTGGTGGAGAGGAGTACTGTAGGCACATCCGGGGCAAATAGGGCACCTTGGGGAGAAAAGAGTATCAGAGGAAGGAGGCAGTGACAGGCAGCACGGCATCGagataagaaaaggaaatgtcatGGAGTTAtccagaagaggagagagaaagtgaGACTTACATGGGATTTTCTCAGGATAATACTGAGTCATTTAATTGCTGATATTTGTAATAAATACTATGCAATTAAGAAACACTTGGAGCTAACAGTCCACACTTAAGACGTACAAGGATACATCTTCACAAGAAGGAAGGAGCAATAAGGTTGTGAAAGCCAGAACTTTCCCATGTAATATCCTATGCATGCGATATTGCCCCTCTTCCCCTCATATCTCCCAAGCGCAGCGTTCTTCCTAATGAGATTTTTGAACCCTGTTGCCTAGCCACAATGTAAAACTGCTTTTGGGAACAACTTTTTTTAACACAGATCTTCTGGAACTCTTCTTTTGAGTTTGAAAGAGCTGAACAGTTCTGCCCTAGCAGTGTTGATTTGACTGGCTTTGGTTCTTTTGTCCTCTTCGTTCCTTAGGCATAGGACCTTCTGGCAGCACTGAATCCCTACAgactgcttccagctctggagatggGGTTACATGGCTCTGTCAGCTTCCTGTCCTgaattttccctgtgaggagggAAATAGCCTTAGCACTGTGATAAAGGATACATCGTGTTGGCTCACGTTatcttttctgtttgaaaattCTGCATTAAGGGGGATTTCTCATCTGCAAAGCTAGCAAGCCAGTTTTTGTGCTGAATTCTCTTGCCCTTATATAGAGGTCTTGTTAGGAGCAATGTAGAATACACTCTGGAAATTCTCAGCTGCCACCTGCTTTGTTAGGGATCATCATGAGTTGCGATTAATTATTACAGGTTCTTGTTTAAGAATGAGAAACAATCAGTCTGCGGGGCAAAGAGTAAGAACCCAATTCCTACATTTAAATAAactaggctcgaggtgaggagaaagttcttcacagaaagagtgatctgccattggaatgtgtgctgcccagggaggtggtggagtcaccgtccctggaggtgttcaaaaaaggattggacgtggcacttgaagccatggtttagttagtcatgaggtactgggtgttaggttggacttgatgacctctgaggtcttttccaaccttgttgattctatgattccatatccccccccaaacccagcagcatgTAGAATGTGCTTGTCATGAAATGGGCTATATCAATAACCTTGGAAAATGAGTTTTTAGACTTG comes from the Indicator indicator isolate 239-I01 chromosome 4, UM_Iind_1.1, whole genome shotgun sequence genome and includes:
- the SPI1 gene encoding transcription factor PU.1, producing the protein MLQACKMEGFPLIPPPSEDMIPYESDLYRPPHDYYQYLNSDGESHGDHYWEYHPHHMPSEFETFGDNHFTELQSVQPPQLQQLYRHMEIEQMHVLDTTIPTTHIGLNHQVPYLPRMCLQYSSPPQPSSDEEDIERQSPPLEVSDGETDGVDPGPGIMHGETGSKKKIRLYQFLLDLLRSGDMKDSIWWVDKEKGTFQFSSKHKEALAHRWGIQKGNRKKMTYQKMARALRNYGKTGEVKKVKKKLTYQFSGEVMGRGVTDRKHYPH